ATGGTGCGCCTGGAGCCACCACGTGCTCCCATTAGCCCAATGGCGAACGCCACGCCAGCGATTATTAATATCGCCGGCCTCCAGAGAATCAAAGAGGTAATGGTCATCAAAACCTATCGGGGCATAAAGCGGTGTTTCCGGAGGCATATTAATATCCAGTCCTTCATGCGTATATGTTGGTTTTTGAGGGCCGATCCACACATTCCTTCCATACCAGCAGTCCCGAATATCCGGGCTGTCGCGTGTCTCGGGATACCACCAATGAATTTCTTCCGGGCAGATGCGGTCATTTAGATCATTAACCACAAGGCGGGCTTTCCGTTTCGGACGACATTTCGTCCTGTGAACCATCCAGCCTCCGTCATCCTCAAAGATATCGCTCACGGCATCCAGCCAGATGCGCATTCCATTAACCACCCACGGCTCGTAAAAACTTTCCTGATCAGCAACAATCCGCTCAAACCGGTAATTCTCTCCGTCTATATCAAACTCGGCAGAAAATGAGTAGTTTGGACTTTCAGTAATATGAGCTTCTGTTGACAGCAATCGAATTCTGCGAACCTGACCGCTGCGTAATGTAAAATGAAATTCATCACCAATATTCAATTCAACTGGTGTGATAGTATTTTTGGCTGTTCTCTGAACCACGCGCTGAGCTGCAGGGACAAATTTAACAGCATCAGCCACGATTTCGGCATTTTGTTTTTTAGTGCCGTCCAGTTCGACATAAGAATCCCCATCCAGCTGATATGTTCCCATAAAATGCCATCCGGGATTTTCCTTTTGAATGAAGGGGTGCGTAGTTATCCCGCCGGTATGCTTAACATTCCAATAAGCAAAAACATCTTTGTCTTCATAATCCCGCCAGTACAAATACACATCAAAACGGCCATCAATATTCGGGCTGTAGCGGGCATAACTGGGAGAAGGGTTTGATCCATCGCTCACAGCAACACTTCCGCTCCATGAATTCGGATCATTGAGCATTGTAAAGCCGGTCTGTGAAAATTTATCAGAAGCAGTATCTATCACTATCTGGTTTGCAGAACTTGCCTCATCGCCAAGTACAGCATTGCCATTCAGCAAAGATAAGGCAATCACCGCAAACAGAAATATTTTAAACGAATGTGGCATAAATTTCTCCCTTAAGAGAATCTTTTCTGAAATTTTCATTAAAGCTGCCAAAAATTAAGCAGCAATATGACGATAAAACGCCGGACGGCTGATTAGAACCATCCGGCGAAATTTATTTAACATCGCTTAAGACTAAAATATTTTAATAACAATAGTCTTCAGGATATAGACCGCAATTGAGCCATGTAGAGGCAAACTCAAGGAAGTCCGGCAGGCCAATCTTGCAATCCGGCTGGTCGCCTTCCGGGCCGCCGCCTGCAACATCAAACTGCAAATCCAAATCAAGCATATTGCTGCAAACTGGTGTTTCGCTGATATCGTAGTAGATATCTGCGATTTCAGCTTCATCCTTGGCATAATTATAGATGCGCAAATCATCCATAACTCCATTGAATGCACCGCCAATTGTGCCGTCTTCTCTCAAGATGCTGCCTCCAATTACAAGCTGGGCATCGGTTTTATTGATCTTGAAATCGGGCTCAGTATCAACATTGACACCATTATAATAAAGTTTACCGCCGTCAGCATTAGCTGTAAAGGCAAGATGAGTCCATTCGCCTTCTGCTGGAGGATCATAAGAGAGATTCTCAGTACCAACGCCTGCCGAGCTGATGCTCATATAATCGCCTGACGGAGGTATCGTCCAGAACCAGTCTGACCCGCTCTGCCAGTCAGGGTCTTGACGTTTAGAAACAATGCCTGTCCAGCTTCCAGGGACGCCTTCCGACTTAACCCACAAAGATACAGTGATCTCGTCGCTGAATTCAGCAGGTGAATCGGTGCCTCCAAGTGCTGCTGCATCAGGATTTTCGTCAAGGTCTAAGCCTTCATTGGTCTTAGCAGGGTCTGCACCGGGAACAAAGGCATCAACAGCAGGAACTGCGTAAGGAACCGCATCGCGGCCTTCTCCGCTGCTGTCCAGATAAGTATCGTTTACAAAGTCAGCGGTGTCCAATGTCCAGTGAGCTACGATACGCTTAACTGCCAAGCCGGCAGTATCTGAATAGACTGTTCCGCCGTCATTTGTTACTTCACAGTAGTAATAACCTTCATCACTGAGCTGAACATTATCAATTGTGAGGGTTGGGTCTGTATCCGTAGAGCCAATGGCCTGATCCTCAGCAGGGTCAATCACTCCGTCAGCAGAGAGATACCACTGATATGTTTCCTGAGAAATGCTGTCTGCAGTTAATGTAAAGGCTGCAGTATCGCCTGTAGAAACGACCTGACTCTCAGGCTGCTGAGTAATTATCGGAACACTTTGGAGCGTTTCAAACATCCAATCAGCACCGGCAATATTATCTTGACTGCCTACAGGATAGCCTAAACCTTCATCCACGCTCCAATAGTACAGCCCATCAAAGTTGAGACCTGTAACAGTTACGCTGGCAATCTCAGGTGATTCTGTGCCGAGGGCGATAGTGTCAACATAATAAAGATTCGGATCTTCGGAAACATTCTGGTCTTCGCTCATAAACAGGTGATGCTCGGTTATATCCGGATTTATCTGTGAAGGGTTGGATGGGTCTAATCCAGTGTTCCACTGCAAATTAACATCAACCTGATTCCCTGCCGGAGTGCCTACATTGTCTGCTCCATAGGCAGGAACAGGGTTATGTGCACCAGCGGCCGGTTCAGCCTGCAGGGAAACATTATCAACCCAATGATTACGATTAACTGAACTTACCTCTAAAATCAGATCAGAGCCTTCACTAACGCCTTCACCAGAAAAGAGTGCGGGGTCAATCTCAAACTCGAATGCCTGATAAGGCTCCCAATCCCCAACTTCATTTGCGCCGGTATGAGTACCAGTCATATCAACTTCTGCTGACCAGAGCTCAGTCATCTCAGCATCATCCTGGAGCAGGCGTGCGCCCATAACACCGTCTGTGGCCGGGGCTTCCCAGCGAACAGAGCAGGCGTTAAACGAAAGCCTGTAAACCTCTGCATGAGACCATGGATGGTATGTAGATTGCTGAATTACACCAGTGCTCCACCCGCCAGTCATCCTAAGCACCTGATTGCCTTCAGGGCCTGGAACCGCAGTTCTGTTATCTACCTCCTTGGTCTCTAATCGAACTAAATTGTCATCATGCCCTGACACCCAATCAGTTACTGTCGTAACGTAATTGTTCGCCCCGGGCAGGTTGGGATCTTGAAAGCCTCCATTAGAAATCAATTCTGTTCCTTCGGCGCTGAACGCTGCACAATGAGCGAAAATCATCGCCATGACTACACTAAAAATACTTTTCATAATACACAATCCTTTCAAAAAAACATAAAATACTATTCTTGCTGCCTTAAAAACTAATCATTCATTCCGGTAATGAACGCATCCAGTCCGGCCATTCTGTAATCTCTCGAGATTCCCAATTTTTGTGCCATTCGGTATCCCAAAGGTTCTTGAGCAGGATTTCGCTAACAGAACCATCTGCAAAAACCCAATTTACACCGCCGGTTTGATGACGATTCGTGCATACTCGCCTCATTTCATCACTGGTAGCGTAAATATAATCGCCGTCATTTTCAGGCGGCTGAGCGTCTCTGGTAGGACGAGTTAGAAACGCGCCGCAATCACCGAGCATTGGAACTTGGCGAGGAGACCGCATCTCTGTTATACGCTTGAATTTATTCTTATCCGGATAGGCCCCGCCATCCGATTCTTCAGTGCTGGTTATCCACCAGTTTTGACCGTAGCTGCCCTCAATTTCAGCGATCTCTTCGTTCTCCTGCATTAACTGAGTAAAGGGACTCCCCCACCAACTGAATCGCCAGTTCAAACGGTTATTGAAACGCTCAGGTCTCTGCTCTGGAGCTTTGGTCGCTGCAGCGCATTCCAAGATCTCAGGATCCTGATAGTACGGCCGCATAACCACAAACCATGTGCCTGAACCTCGCGGGTTAAATTCCGGGTCTAAGCAGCTCGGGGGAAAACGAGAATCATTATCATTAGTGTACATCGTGTAGATAGCCCCCCATTGTTTGAGATGGGTCTGACAAATTGTTCTTTTTGCCTGAATACGAGCCCTTGCAAGAGAAGGTATGAGAACAGCCATAAGCAGCGCAATAATCGAAATTACAACGAGCAATTCAATCAATGTGAAGCCTGCCTGCGAGCGGCGGCTGTAAAATTTAGGCAATAAATTTTTGCCTTCTATGCCTAAGTTGGGTGAAACTTTTTTATTTAAAAACGCCTGGTTAAACCTTTTCATATAATATCCTTTCGAGAATATTAGCAGTTTCATGTATTAAACTGGCCATTTGCTAAAATCTTTCGCTTAAGTCAAAGAATTAATCTTAATACTGGAACATCAAGCCAAAGCCTTATGTATTAAGATAACGTTTATGGAAGCTGTCTTCAACACCACTTTTAACAAAAGTATCACCATATTTTATTTTTTATGGTGTATAATGCGGCAATAGTCATAAAATTTCGAGATAAACTATTTCGGGCTTCGCGCGTGGCAGTGTCAAAATAGATGCTTTGCTTTATCCCCCTGTATTCTCAATTCTCATGCTCAACATACTTCCGTATTGCCTCTTCATTCCATTTACAGGTTTATACCTGTAAAATTGAGGCGGAAAAGCCAAATGATAATCTGCAGAAAAGATTTTACACTACCAAAAACTTCGTCATCCGGCAAACAAAATACCTTTAAGGGCATATATACTGTTGACATAGAAAAAACAAAAATTATAAATCTCATTTTCAGCAGGTATTACGAATCCTGCTGGATTTTACGGCTTTGAGTTGTTTGTCTACAAATCAGGGCCGGCTTTTTTTCAGCGGCAGAAACTTTGAGATAGGTTTCTGCGGGTAAAAAGTTTAAACGATTTTATGGAGTCTCGATTTATGATCAAAGTAGAAGAGCTGCGTCGAACATTTGGCCCCATAGTCGCAGTGGACTCAATCTCGTTTGAGGTTGAGAAAGGCGAGGTTCTGGGCTTTCTTGGCCCGAACGGAGCAGGCAAAAGCACTGCAATGAAGATGATCACCTGCTTCTTAGAACCAGACAGCGGCACAGCAAGTGTCTGCGGCTGCGATATCATCAAATCACCCGTAGAGGCGAGAAAGAAAATGGGGTATCTCGCCGAGAGCGCGCCGGCATACAACGAAATGACGGTAAGCGGCTTTCTTAATTTCATCTGCGATGCCCGAGAAATCAAAGGGCAAGAACGCAAGGATGCTGTTGAGAGAGTTGTTAATATGTGCTCAATTGAAGGAGTTTACCATCAATCGATAGAAACTCTCTCCAAGGGCTACAAGCGAAGGGTTGGGCTTGCCCAAGCCCTCATCCACGACCCGGAAGTTATGATTCTCGATGAGCCCACCGACGGGCTGGATCCGAATCAGAAACACGAAGTTCGAGAGCTGATCAACTCGATGGCCAAAGAAAAGGCCACGGTGATCTCCACCCACATACTCGAAGAGGTGGAGGCGGTATGCTCAAGAACGATAATCATCGACAAGGGCAAGATCCTCGTTGATTCCACGCCGGATAAGCTCAAGCAGGAACATAACTGCGGTCTTGATGAAGTATTCCGTAAGATAACAATGTAAATGGAGAGCGTTTTATGAACGGTTTTAAATCTGTATTCAAAAGAGAATTCAAGGGATACTTCGCAACCCCTGTTGCTTACGTGTTCCTTGTGATTTTCCTTTTCTTTTCAGGATATCTCACATTCAAACAGGGATTTTTCGAGGCAAGGCAGGCAGATATGCACCTTTTCTTCGAAAACCTTCCGCTGCTTTTCGTATTCATCGTTCCGTCTGTAGCAATGAGGCTCTGGGCAGAGGAGCGGAAAACAGGCTCAATTGAGCTGCTTTTCACTTTGCCAATAACGGTATCTCAGGCGGTGCTTGGTAAGTTCTTTGCAGCATGGGCGTTTCTTGCAGTTGGCCTTGGGCTCACATTCCCCATGCCCATGACAGTGAGCTATCTGGGCAACCCCGACGGCGGGCTTATAGCGGCGGGCTATCTGGCGTCGCTTCTTATGGCAGGCGGATTCCTCGCTATTGGGATTTTCTTCTCCGCCCTTTGCAAAAATCAGGTTATCAGCTTTATCCTTTCGGTTGTGGCGTGCGCTGTTTTTGTATTCAGCGGTATGCCCTCAACGATGGGCTATCTGGATACATTCCTCCCGGGAGGAATGGTTCAGGCAGCTGCTGGACTGAGCTTCCAGAATCATTTCGATTCTATGCAGAAGGGAATAATAAGGCTCAGCGACCTTGGATATTTTGCAGTAATGATTGCCGGATGGGTTTACGCCTGCACTATTATTCTTGATGAAAGGAAGGCAGACTGATGAATAGAACACTAAAAGCATGGCTTGCAGTTTTCTTTGTACTGGTGATTGTCTTCTGCGCCAATACATTTATGCAGAGGGCACTAAGAGGAATTAAAGCCGACGTTACAGAAAGGCAGATTTACACCCTTTCAGATGGCACAAAAAATATAATCGATAAACTAAATCAGCCGATAACGCTTAAGCTTTATTATGCTGAGAAGGCGGCTATGAAAGGGCCGGATAAGATTCGTTTCTTCAATATATACTACGATTTCGTGAAATCGCTGCTTGAGGAATACGAATCAGTAAGCGACGGGATGATTAACCTTGAGGTTATAGACCCCCGCCCCTATTCGGAGGCCGAGACAGAAGCCCTCGCACACGGGCTGAAGAAGTTTCCGATTACAGAAGAAGAGAATTTCTTTTTCGGGCTCGTCGTGCAGACGCAGTTCGGGGTGGAGAAAACAATCCCGTTCTTCTCGCCT
This window of the Sedimentisphaera salicampi genome carries:
- a CDS encoding LamG-like jellyroll fold domain-containing protein — its product is MKSIFSVVMAMIFAHCAAFSAEGTELISNGGFQDPNLPGANNYVTTVTDWVSGHDDNLVRLETKEVDNRTAVPGPEGNQVLRMTGGWSTGVIQQSTYHPWSHAEVYRLSFNACSVRWEAPATDGVMGARLLQDDAEMTELWSAEVDMTGTHTGANEVGDWEPYQAFEFEIDPALFSGEGVSEGSDLILEVSSVNRNHWVDNVSLQAEPAAGAHNPVPAYGADNVGTPAGNQVDVNLQWNTGLDPSNPSQINPDITEHHLFMSEDQNVSEDPNLYYVDTIALGTESPEIASVTVTGLNFDGLYYWSVDEGLGYPVGSQDNIAGADWMFETLQSVPIITQQPESQVVSTGDTAAFTLTADSISQETYQWYLSADGVIDPAEDQAIGSTDTDPTLTIDNVQLSDEGYYYCEVTNDGGTVYSDTAGLAVKRIVAHWTLDTADFVNDTYLDSSGEGRDAVPYAVPAVDAFVPGADPAKTNEGLDLDENPDAAALGGTDSPAEFSDEITVSLWVKSEGVPGSWTGIVSKRQDPDWQSGSDWFWTIPPSGDYMSISSAGVGTENLSYDPPAEGEWTHLAFTANADGGKLYYNGVNVDTEPDFKINKTDAQLVIGGSILREDGTIGGAFNGVMDDLRIYNYAKDEAEIADIYYDISETPVCSNMLDLDLQFDVAGGGPEGDQPDCKIGLPDFLEFASTWLNCGLYPEDYCY
- a CDS encoding ABC transporter ATP-binding protein: MIKVEELRRTFGPIVAVDSISFEVEKGEVLGFLGPNGAGKSTAMKMITCFLEPDSGTASVCGCDIIKSPVEARKKMGYLAESAPAYNEMTVSGFLNFICDAREIKGQERKDAVERVVNMCSIEGVYHQSIETLSKGYKRRVGLAQALIHDPEVMILDEPTDGLDPNQKHEVRELINSMAKEKATVISTHILEEVEAVCSRTIIIDKGKILVDSTPDKLKQEHNCGLDEVFRKITM
- a CDS encoding prepilin-type N-terminal cleavage/methylation domain-containing protein — its product is MKRFNQAFLNKKVSPNLGIEGKNLLPKFYSRRSQAGFTLIELLVVISIIALLMAVLIPSLARARIQAKRTICQTHLKQWGAIYTMYTNDNDSRFPPSCLDPEFNPRGSGTWFVVMRPYYQDPEILECAAATKAPEQRPERFNNRLNWRFSWWGSPFTQLMQENEEIAEIEGSYGQNWWITSTEESDGGAYPDKNKFKRITEMRSPRQVPMLGDCGAFLTRPTRDAQPPENDGDYIYATSDEMRRVCTNRHQTGGVNWVFADGSVSEILLKNLWDTEWHKNWESREITEWPDWMRSLPE
- a CDS encoding ABC transporter permease, whose protein sequence is MNGFKSVFKREFKGYFATPVAYVFLVIFLFFSGYLTFKQGFFEARQADMHLFFENLPLLFVFIVPSVAMRLWAEERKTGSIELLFTLPITVSQAVLGKFFAAWAFLAVGLGLTFPMPMTVSYLGNPDGGLIAAGYLASLLMAGGFLAIGIFFSALCKNQVISFILSVVACAVFVFSGMPSTMGYLDTFLPGGMVQAAAGLSFQNHFDSMQKGIIRLSDLGYFAVMIAGWVYACTIILDERKAD